In Terriglobia bacterium, a single window of DNA contains:
- a CDS encoding MBL fold metallo-hydrolase produces MNATLTVLGSGTSMGVPTIGCSCRVCRSTDPHDRRTRPSIMVEWDGHQILVDTTPDFREQALREHITRVDAVLYTHGHADHILGLDDLRPLSFPRITGGPKIPLYANEKTASVLRSVFKYIFQDDYKFGGIAQVELRDISGPIDLFGKTFAPIPVVHGEAEILAYRFGDAAYITDFSSIPESSMSQLQDLDILFLDALRHTPHPTHSTVANSLSIVEKLKPKRAFFTHICHDLPDAETNASLPDGVRLAYDGLRLQFQL; encoded by the coding sequence ATGAATGCGACTCTGACCGTGCTCGGAAGCGGTACCTCGATGGGAGTGCCTACCATTGGCTGCTCCTGCCGCGTCTGCCGCTCCACCGATCCCCACGACCGCCGTACCCGCCCATCCATCATGGTCGAGTGGGACGGTCATCAAATTCTCGTCGACACTACGCCAGACTTCCGCGAGCAGGCCCTGCGCGAGCACATCACCCGCGTTGACGCCGTGCTCTACACCCACGGCCATGCCGATCACATCCTCGGTCTCGACGATCTCCGCCCGCTCAGTTTCCCGCGTATCACCGGCGGCCCGAAAATTCCGCTATACGCAAACGAAAAGACCGCCTCTGTCCTGCGCAGCGTCTTCAAGTACATCTTCCAGGACGATTACAAGTTCGGCGGCATCGCCCAGGTCGAACTCCGTGATATCAGTGGCCCCATCGATTTATTCGGAAAGACCTTCGCACCCATCCCGGTAGTTCACGGCGAAGCCGAAATCCTTGCCTACCGTTTTGGAGATGCCGCCTACATTACCGATTTCAGCTCAATCCCCGAATCTTCGATGTCTCAGTTGCAAGATCTGGACATTCTTTTCCTCGATGCCCTGCGCCACACGCCGCACCCGACGCACTCCACTGTCGCGAATTCGCTCAGCATCGTCGAAAAGCTCAAACCTAAACGCGCTTTCTTCACGCACATCTGCCACGACCTGCCCGACGCCGAGACAAACGCTTCGCTGCCCGACGGCGTGCGGCTCGCCTACGATGGCCTGCGCCTGCAATTCCAACTCTGA
- a CDS encoding DMT family transporter, whose product MTRTELKSSSQTSAALAPANSPSHGSLRGYLFIALATLSWGSSATLGRAIFTGRFHLGGATLQPIDPVILSQTRTTFTFLLLLPILLVRRGTKGVRLTRGELWRAMLLGAAGIAGSNYFYYLALEKTTVATAIILQYLAPAMVLIYMLARRLQPPTIQRLSGVAMALVGSVLAIGLTRWSSAPPFLGLRTHDLRFNVIGVAAGLTAAFAFAFTNVFGRTLVEETDRWRVFLYSMMGAGALWLIVNPPWKIVAAHYTPGQWVFLLTFAVGSMLVPYSFYFTGLQYLDATKAIVTCCLEPVFAIVIAALALGETLTAAQIVGIVVTLSATVLIQVPDKKTKAEAIPLEMME is encoded by the coding sequence TTGACCCGGACCGAATTGAAAAGCTCCTCGCAGACTAGCGCCGCGCTCGCACCTGCCAACTCGCCATCCCATGGAAGTCTCCGTGGGTATCTCTTTATTGCACTGGCCACACTTTCGTGGGGGTCGAGCGCTACGCTTGGGCGGGCGATCTTCACGGGCAGATTTCACCTGGGCGGAGCGACGCTGCAGCCGATTGATCCCGTCATTCTTTCGCAGACCCGTACTACGTTTACTTTTCTTCTGCTCCTGCCGATTTTGCTGGTGCGGCGTGGGACGAAGGGGGTCCGACTGACGCGCGGGGAACTGTGGCGGGCGATGCTGCTGGGGGCGGCGGGGATCGCGGGATCGAATTACTTCTACTACCTGGCACTGGAAAAGACGACGGTGGCGACGGCGATTATTCTTCAGTATCTCGCGCCGGCGATGGTGCTGATCTACATGCTGGCGCGACGGTTGCAACCACCGACAATACAGCGGCTTTCGGGGGTTGCAATGGCGCTGGTGGGGTCGGTGCTGGCGATCGGATTGACGCGGTGGAGCAGCGCGCCGCCATTTCTCGGACTACGAACGCACGATCTGCGCTTTAACGTGATCGGCGTGGCGGCGGGGCTGACTGCGGCATTCGCGTTCGCGTTCACGAACGTATTTGGGCGGACGCTGGTGGAAGAGACCGATCGGTGGCGCGTCTTCCTTTATTCGATGATGGGTGCCGGAGCGTTGTGGCTGATTGTGAATCCGCCATGGAAGATTGTGGCGGCGCACTATACGCCGGGACAGTGGGTGTTCCTGTTGACGTTTGCGGTAGGGTCGATGCTGGTTCCGTATTCGTTTTACTTCACGGGACTACAGTACCTCGACGCTACGAAGGCGATTGTGACGTGCTGCCTCGAACCGGTTTTCGCTATCGTGATCGCGGCGCTGGCGCTAGGTGAGACGCTGACGGCAGCGCAGATCGTCGGAATCGTGGTGACGCTGTCGGCGACGGTGCTTATACAAGTGCCGGATAAGAAGACGAAGGCAGAAGCGATTCCGCTGGAAATGATGGAGTGA
- a CDS encoding cytochrome c produces the protein MLKRTLLLCAILFAFGVLTASAQSDSKTLYVRNCSLCHGMDGHAQTSMGKALKAADLTSPVVQSKTDAQLNTQIANGKGKMAGYENILGKKGVEDMVKYVRTLAPKKQ, from the coding sequence ATGCTCAAACGAACTCTTCTTCTCTGCGCAATCCTGTTCGCTTTCGGAGTTCTAACTGCCTCTGCCCAGAGCGACTCGAAGACGCTCTACGTTCGCAACTGTTCGCTCTGTCACGGAATGGACGGCCACGCCCAAACATCGATGGGCAAAGCCCTCAAAGCCGCCGATCTTACCTCGCCAGTTGTCCAGTCGAAGACTGACGCCCAGCTCAACACCCAGATCGCCAACGGTAAGGGCAAAATGGCTGGCTATGAAAATATCCTCGGCAAGAAGGGCGTCGAAGACATGGTGAAGTACGTGCGAACCCTCGCCCCGAAGAAGCAGTAG
- a CDS encoding OsmC family protein, translated as MTSASAQWTDNERFVGMASSGHAIVVDAGGHKTGNSPMELVLIGLCSCTASDIVNILRKKREPFTSLEVRAEAERASTVPMVYTEIKLIYRVGGKVSRKAIEDAVGLSEEKYCSVSGMLQKTAKITYEIEYAEETAEVGRR; from the coding sequence ATGACAAGCGCGAGCGCACAGTGGACGGATAACGAACGGTTTGTAGGGATGGCATCGAGCGGACATGCGATTGTGGTCGACGCGGGCGGTCACAAGACGGGGAACAGCCCGATGGAGTTGGTGCTGATCGGGCTGTGCAGTTGCACGGCGTCGGACATCGTGAACATTCTGCGGAAGAAGCGGGAGCCCTTCACGAGCCTTGAGGTGCGGGCGGAGGCGGAGCGGGCATCGACGGTGCCGATGGTGTACACAGAGATCAAGCTGATTTATCGCGTCGGCGGGAAGGTGTCGCGGAAGGCAATTGAGGACGCGGTGGGACTCTCAGAAGAAAAGTATTGCTCGGTTTCCGGCATGCTGCAGAAGACGGCGAAGATCACGTACGAGATCGAGTACGCGGAGGAAACCGCGGAGGTCGGCCGGCGATGA
- a CDS encoding DUF1844 domain-containing protein: protein MAEQKKNDFVVSDRRKFTSEGDLRPEASDESPAETRDAASPLPQSEHARSQTAQESSGVKHSPQSAAVDTPTADDQPLSPSADEQREQAAAYKSQTADIDARIQKELDQRSPGRKASDFEMTFDKFVASLYMTALMQLGLVQEQGMQARPDIMAARQTIDTISILAEKTKGNLTAAEDTLMQNVLYELRMAYIEVTNAFARAPQGPVDPNAGLK, encoded by the coding sequence ATGGCAGAACAAAAGAAAAACGACTTTGTTGTAAGCGATCGTCGCAAATTTACCAGCGAAGGCGACCTCCGTCCTGAGGCAAGCGACGAATCTCCGGCAGAGACTCGCGACGCTGCCTCACCTCTGCCCCAGTCAGAGCATGCGCGTTCACAAACCGCTCAGGAATCTTCTGGTGTCAAACATTCGCCCCAGTCAGCGGCTGTGGATACTCCCACTGCTGATGATCAGCCCCTCTCCCCATCCGCCGACGAGCAGCGCGAACAGGCCGCGGCCTACAAGTCGCAGACCGCCGACATCGATGCGCGCATCCAGAAGGAACTTGATCAACGCAGCCCGGGCCGCAAGGCCTCCGATTTCGAGATGACCTTCGACAAATTCGTCGCCTCGCTCTACATGACCGCGCTCATGCAACTCGGCCTCGTACAGGAGCAGGGCATGCAGGCTCGCCCCGATATTATGGCCGCGCGCCAGACGATCGACACCATATCCATTCTGGCTGAGAAGACAAAGGGCAATCTCACCGCCGCCGAAGACACCCTGATGCAGAACGTGCTGTATGAACTGCGCATGGCTTACATCGAGGTCACGAACGCCTTTGCCCGTGCCCCGCAAGGCCCCGTTGATCCAAACGCCGGACTGAAGTAG
- a CDS encoding bifunctional riboflavin kinase/FAD synthetase yields MQIFRKFQDIPADFGPTVLSVGNFDGIHRGHQHVLNRMTERAKELNAKSLVVTFDPHPIRILRPDHAPPLLTPLPQKLKLLEKTGIDAVLVLPFSRDLSMTPPFEFAEEILASALHAVEVHEGFNFHFGHKKEGNVERLKEYGHRLGFEVVIYQAMHCRGHILSSSDVRRLVQAGNMARARHLLGRPFSIVANPGRGRGYGRKYTVPTINLSRYDELIPKIGVYITQIAVSGETFDAVTNVGVRPTFGPDSFAIETHILNFHPIDLEPETQVELTFLKRLRDEKKFPDPQALKEQIGKDIRKAQRYLRLMHSLQR; encoded by the coding sequence ATGCAGATCTTCCGTAAATTCCAGGATATTCCCGCCGATTTCGGCCCAACCGTTCTCAGTGTCGGCAATTTTGATGGCATCCATCGCGGCCACCAGCACGTGCTGAACCGCATGACCGAACGCGCGAAAGAACTCAACGCGAAGAGCCTCGTCGTCACCTTCGATCCTCACCCAATCCGCATTCTCCGCCCCGACCACGCGCCGCCGCTCCTGACGCCGCTTCCGCAAAAACTCAAGCTGCTCGAGAAAACCGGCATCGACGCCGTCCTCGTTCTGCCCTTTTCGCGCGATCTCTCCATGACGCCGCCCTTCGAATTCGCCGAGGAGATCCTCGCCTCCGCACTTCACGCCGTTGAAGTCCACGAGGGTTTCAACTTCCACTTCGGCCATAAGAAAGAAGGCAACGTCGAGCGCCTCAAGGAATATGGCCACCGCCTCGGCTTTGAAGTCGTCATCTACCAGGCCATGCACTGCCGAGGTCACATCCTCTCCAGCAGTGATGTCCGCCGCCTGGTCCAGGCCGGCAACATGGCCCGTGCGCGCCATCTCCTCGGACGCCCATTCAGCATCGTCGCCAATCCCGGCCGCGGCCGCGGCTACGGGCGCAAGTACACCGTGCCAACCATTAACCTCAGCCGCTACGATGAGCTCATCCCCAAAATCGGCGTCTACATCACGCAGATCGCCGTCAGCGGCGAAACTTTTGATGCAGTCACCAACGTCGGCGTACGCCCAACCTTCGGTCCCGACTCCTTCGCCATCGAAACACACATCCTCAACTTCCACCCCATAGACCTCGAACCCGAGACGCAGGTTGAACTCACTTTTCTCAAGCGTCTCCGCGACGAAAAGAAATTCCCTGACCCCCAGGCCCTCAAAGAACAGATTGGCAAGGACATACGCAAGGCCCAACGTTACCTGCGGCTCATGCACAGTCTGCAACGTTAG
- a CDS encoding cytochrome c, translating to MRSIRIVFLLAVVLGLLIPTVAFAQSGADTYKAKCAMCHGPDGKKEMPAMGVKPLTSPEVQKMTEAELATVITNGKGKMPSYKGKLTDDQIKAVAAFVKTLK from the coding sequence ATGAGAAGTATCCGTATCGTATTTTTGCTTGCCGTTGTCCTCGGCCTTTTGATCCCCACCGTCGCTTTCGCACAGAGCGGCGCGGATACCTATAAGGCGAAGTGCGCGATGTGCCATGGCCCCGACGGGAAGAAGGAAATGCCGGCCATGGGCGTAAAACCGCTCACCAGCCCCGAGGTTCAGAAGATGACCGAAGCCGAATTGGCAACCGTCATCACCAATGGCAAGGGCAAAATGCCGTCTTACAAAGGCAAACTGACGGACGACCAGATCAAGGCCGTCGCCGCCTTCGTCAAGACCCTGAAATAA